A section of the Pseudomonas sp. FP453 genome encodes:
- a CDS encoding AAA family ATPase has translation MINTIISSRKTLTLRNNSTNLFDIDSISLLIGRNGTGKTKTLQEIARVFSPGRRQLSLDEPCKLILDSDRLATPEQLSEWGVVYYTPAQLRPDLRSTPNCINASKRPVENYNNLDRYSNILEAFGLSIELTATLRAEYKKTARLLAEALAKNRKFRTADAVNAFDFDNLDTRKRAFEGLSEFEASQSEYDKAEGHYTDALQALTELIQHKILESAEDVRVFACIAVVTQYVEKRKINISLVIGMIARFLELRFLPSLHMDAKEAEMRQLAEFTYHHIYQLGFEKTPGGSNHVQLYSRILSSPQDRENLELLPLAKICRLDYPSISSGQWAIMQQTIAIYESLKTLAERGKRKLLVLLDEGDAFLHLEWQRQYVFQINTFLSQCKRELGIECLQLILATHSPFLATDIPREFVETFDSDIPPPSFGAPMQLILNRSFGARSMGEFAIREINKTLDHASQGLVTERDRYIKGIIEDPVITREIDYLLNKAGQHAD, from the coding sequence ATGATCAACACCATTATATCCTCACGCAAAACATTGACACTGCGTAACAACTCAACAAACCTATTCGATATTGATTCAATCTCTTTGCTCATTGGCCGAAACGGCACCGGCAAGACAAAAACACTGCAAGAGATTGCGCGCGTCTTTAGTCCCGGTCGTCGTCAGCTTTCCCTCGATGAGCCTTGCAAGTTGATTCTGGATAGCGATCGCCTTGCAACCCCGGAGCAACTGTCTGAATGGGGTGTTGTGTATTATACGCCTGCTCAGCTCAGACCCGACCTGCGTAGCACGCCGAATTGCATCAATGCCTCAAAGCGGCCAGTGGAAAATTACAACAACCTGGATCGCTACTCAAATATCCTGGAAGCGTTCGGCCTGAGTATAGAGTTGACCGCAACGTTGAGGGCCGAATATAAAAAGACGGCTCGGTTGCTCGCAGAAGCATTAGCCAAAAATCGGAAATTTAGAACCGCAGATGCCGTCAATGCATTCGACTTCGACAATCTGGATACGCGCAAACGAGCGTTTGAGGGCCTCTCCGAATTTGAGGCCAGCCAGTCTGAATACGACAAAGCCGAAGGTCATTACACCGATGCGCTTCAAGCACTGACTGAACTGATACAACATAAGATCCTCGAAAGCGCAGAAGACGTCAGGGTGTTTGCCTGCATAGCCGTTGTCACTCAATATGTGGAAAAGCGTAAAATCAACATCAGCCTGGTCATCGGGATGATCGCAAGGTTTTTAGAACTTAGATTTCTGCCCTCGCTGCACATGGATGCCAAAGAAGCAGAAATGCGGCAACTCGCAGAGTTCACCTACCATCACATCTACCAACTGGGGTTTGAAAAAACACCAGGCGGCAGCAACCACGTTCAACTCTACAGCCGAATATTGTCGTCCCCTCAGGATCGTGAAAACCTCGAACTGCTTCCACTCGCTAAGATCTGCCGACTGGACTACCCAAGTATCAGCTCTGGTCAGTGGGCGATCATGCAGCAGACCATTGCCATCTACGAATCTTTAAAAACACTCGCTGAACGTGGCAAGCGCAAATTGCTGGTACTGCTAGATGAGGGCGATGCGTTTCTTCATTTGGAATGGCAGCGCCAGTACGTTTTCCAGATCAACACGTTCTTGAGTCAGTGCAAAAGGGAGCTTGGCATCGAATGCCTGCAACTCATCCTGGCGACGCACTCGCCTTTTCTGGCAACAGACATACCACGCGAGTTCGTAGAGACGTTTGACAGTGACATACCACCGCCCTCTTTCGGCGCGCCCATGCAGTTGATTCTTAACCGTTCCTTCGGTGCTCGCTCCATGGGCGAGTTTGCAATAAGGGAAATCAACAAAACACTTGATCATGCCTCACAGGGACTCGTCACGGAGCGCGACCGCTACATAAAAGGCATCATTGAAGACCCTGTTATCACGCGTGAGATTGACTATCTGTTGAATAAGGCAGGCCAACATGCTGATTAA